Proteins from a single region of Procambarus clarkii isolate CNS0578487 chromosome 62, FALCON_Pclarkii_2.0, whole genome shotgun sequence:
- the LOC138354374 gene encoding involucrin-like codes for MVPNHLDGRGRNADLCDTLPSSPSGWGRSHIPRLGSVVQQHTGASSGDTKQEESEAGSLRLQRHLDKEHRGQRHLDKEHRGQRDPDKEHRGQRHLDKEHRGQRHLDKEHRGQRDPDKEHRGQRDLDKEHRSQSNLDKEHRSQSNLDKEHRGQRDLDKEHRGQRDLDKEHRGQRDLDKEHRGQRDPDKEHRGQSNLDKEHRGQRDLDKEHRGQRDPDKEHRGQRDLDKEHRGQRDLDKELRGQRDPDKEHRGQRDPDKEHRGQRDLDKEHRGQRDPDKEHRGQRHLDKEHRGQRDLDKEHRGQRDLDKEHRGQRDPDKEHRGQRDLDKEHRGQRDLDKEHRGQRDLDKEHRGQRDLDKEHRGQRDLDKEHRGQRDPDKEHRSQRDPDKEHRGQRDLDIEHRGQRDLDKEHRGQRDPDIEHRGQRDPDIEHRGQRDPDKEHRGQRDLDIEHRGQRDPDNILVASDDFKYTQQ; via the exons atggtgcccaaccacttggacggtcggggacggAACGCCGACCTGTGtgacactctaccgtccagcccaagtggttggggcagaaGTCATATACCGAGACTTGGATCAGtggttcagcaacacactggagcgTCAAGTGGAGACACAAAACAAGAAGAGAGTGAG GCAGGCAGCTTACGTCTTCAGAGGCACTTAGACAAAGAACACAGGGGTCAGAGGCACTTAGACAAAGAACACAGGGGTCAGAGGGACCCAGACAAAGAACACAGGGGTCAGAGGCACTTAGACAAAGAACACAGGGGTCAGAGGCACTTAGACAAAGAACACAGGGGTCAGAGGGACCCAGACAAAGAACACAGGGGTCAGAGGGATCTAGACAAAGAACACAGGAGTCAGAGCAACTTAGACAAAGAACACAGGAGTCAGAGCAACTTAGACAAAGAACACAGGGGTCAGAGGGATCTAGACAAAGAACACAGGGGTCAGAGGGATCTAGACAAAGAACACAGGGGTCAGAGGGATCTAGACAAAGAACACAGGGGTCAGAGGGACCCAGACAAAGAACACAGGGGTCAGAGCAACTTAGACAAAGAACACAGGGGTCAGAGGGATCTAGACAAAGAACACAGGGGTCAGAGGGACCCAGACAAAGAACACAGGGGTCAGAGGGATCTAGACAAAGAACACAGGGGTCAGAGGGATCTAGACAAAGAACTCAGGGGTCAGAGGGACCCAGACAAAGAACACAGGGGTCAGAGGGACCCAGACAAAGAACACAGGGGTCAGAGGGATCTAGACAAAGAACACAGGGGTCAGAGGGACCCAGACAAAGAACACAGGGGTCAGAGGCACTTAGACAAAGAACACAGGGGTCAGAGGGATCTAGACAAAGAACACAGGGGTCAGAGGGATCTAGACAAAGAACACAGGGGTCAGAGGGACCCAGACAAAGAACACAGGGGTCAGAGGGATCTAGACAAAGAACACAGGGGTCAGAGGGATCTAGACAAAGAACACAGGGGTCAGAGGGATCTAGACAAAGAACACAGGGGTCAGAGGGATCTAGACAAAGAACACAGGGGTCAGAGGGATCTAGACAAAGAACACAGGGGTCAGAGGGACCCAGACAAAGAACACAGGAGTCAGAGGGACCCAGACAAAGAACACAGGGGTCAGAGGGATCTAGACATAGAACACAGGGGTCAGAGGGATCTAGACAAAGAACACAGGGGTCAGAGGGACCCAGACATAGAACACAGGGGTCAGAGGGACCCAGACATAGAACACAGGGGTCAGAGGGACCCAGACAAAGAACACAGGGGTCAGAGGGATCTAGACATAGAACACAGGGGTCAGAGGGACCCAGACAATATACTCGTCGCCAGTGACGACTTCAAGTACACACAACAGTAA